A part of Muntiacus reevesi chromosome 12, mMunRee1.1, whole genome shotgun sequence genomic DNA contains:
- the SLC45A4 gene encoding solute carrier family 45 member 4 isoform X1: protein MKMAPQNADSESMQVQELPVPLLDLQKPGRTEAETRDETVSEGSIDRIPMRLWVMHGAVMFGREFCYAMETALVTPVLLQIGLPEQYYSLTWFLSPILGLIFTPLIGSASDRCTLSWGRRRPFILALCVGVLFGVALFLNGSAIGLALGDVPTRQPIGIVLTVLGVVVLDFSADATEGPIRAYLLDVVDSEEQDMALNIHAFSAGLGGAVGYVLGGLDWTQTFLGSWFRTQNQVLFFFAAIIFTVSVALHLSSIEEEQYSPQQERSGDSTGTPAPGPRTCVLDGGALFPDEVQSEHELALDFLDEGLVRSKSDSVLHMREATLGLEPKLFLQDIEPSIFHDASRPGTPCSTSQECAPTRPPRQPLHTPAGEDETLLEDPLSAARLPNGGGAGLWDGPGSYSRAALKAPATVGPARRRRHVFRRQASSTFSYYGKIGSHRYRHRRANAVVLIKPSRSMSDLYDLQARPRQHRHRHQSGATMSSGDSESEEGEGETTVRLLWLSMLKMPPELVRLCLCHLLTWFSVIAEAVFYTDFMGQVIFEGDPKALSNSTEWQAYSAGVKMGCWGLVIYAATGATCSALLQKYLDNYDLSIRVIYVLGTLGFSIGTAVMAMFANVYVAMIMISTMGIVSMSISYCPYALLGQYHDLREYVHHSPGASRRGFGIDCAILSCQVYISQILVASALGSVVDAVGTVRVIPMVASVGSFLGFLTAAFLVIYPEVSEEAKEEQKGLSSQPLGEGASGSTEKPMVLKLSREEGPQGLVETESMVFGRSVRSRHILLVLQLLESTFLYDYFRKKNFCLYFPKLWFS, encoded by the exons GCCTTCCGGAGCAGTACTACAGCCTCACCTGGTTCCTGAGCCCCATCCTCGGCCTCATCTTCACTCCCCTCATCGGCTCTGCGAGCGACCGCTGCACCCTGAGCTGGGGCCGCCGGCGGCCTTTCATCCTGGCGCTCTGCGTGGGCGTGCTCTTCGGAGTGGCGCTGTTCCTCAACGGCTCTGCCATCG GCCTGGCCCTCGGTGATGTCCCGACCCGGCAGCCCATCGGCATCGTGCTCACCGTGCTGGGGGTGGTGGTCCTGGATTTCAGCGCTGACGCCACAGAGGGGCCCATCCGTGCATACCTGCTGGACGTGGTGGACAGTGAGGAGCAGGACATGGCCCTCAACATCCACGCCTTCTCTGCTG GCCTCGGCGGGGCCGTTGGCTACGTGCTGGGCGGGCTGGACTGGACCCAGACCTTCCTGGGCTCCTGGTTCCGGACACAGAACCAGGTGCTATTCTTCTTCGCGGCCATCATCTTCACGGTGTCCGTGGCCCTGCACCTGTCCAGCATCGAGGAGGAGCAGTACAGCCCCCAGCAGGAGCGCAGCGGGGACTCGACCGGCACGCCAGCCCCTGGCCCCCGCACCTGCGTGCTGGACGGCGGCGCCCTGTTCCCGGACGAGGTGCAGTCGGAGCACGAGCTGGCCCTGGACTTCCTGGACGAGGGCCTGGTGCGCAGCAAGAGCGACTCAGTGCTGCACATGCGTGAGGCCACACTGGGCCTGGAGCCCAAGCTCTTCCTGCAGGACATCGAGCCCTCCATCTTCCATGACGCGTCCCGCCCCGGCACCCCCTGCAGCACCAGCCAGGAGTGCGCCCCCACCCGGCCGCCCCGCCAGCCACTCCACACACCCGCTGGCGAGGATGAGACCCTGCTGGAGGACCCCCTGAGCGCGGCCAGGCTCCCGAACGGGGGCGGTGCAGGGCTGTGGGACGGCCCAGGGAGCTACAGCCGGGCGGCCCTGAAGGCCCCCGCCACGGTGGGCCCTGCCCGCCGGCGCCGGCACGTGTTCCGCCGGCAGGCCTCCAGCACCTTCTCCTACTACGGCAAGATCGGCTCCCACCGCTACCGCCACCGGCGCGCCAACGCCGTGGTGCTCATCAAGCCTTCACGCAGCATGAGCGACCTGTACGACCTGCAGGCACGGCCGCGGCAGCACCGCCACCGCCACCAGAGCGGGGCCACCATGTCCAGCGGGGACTCGGAGAGCGAGGAGGGAGAGGGCGAGACCACCGTGCGGCTGCTCTGGCTGTCCATGCTGAAGATGCCCCCCGAGCTGGTGCGCCTCTGCCTCTGCCACCTGCTCACCTGGTTCTCCGTCATCGCCGAGGCCGTGTTCTACACCGACTTCATGGGCCAGGTCATCTTCGAGGGGGACCCCAAG GCTTTGTCCAACTCGACGGAGTGGCAGGCCTACAGTGCGGGCGTGAAAATGGGCTGCTGGGGCCTGGTCATCTACGCGGCCACTGGTGCCACCTGTTCAG CCCTGCTACAGAAGTACCTGGACAACTACGACCTGAGCATCAGGGTCATCTACGTGCTGGGCACACTGGGCTTCTCCATCGGCACGGCCGTGATGGCCATGTTCGCCAACGTCTACGTGGCCATGATCATGATCAGCACCATGGGCATCGTCTCCATGAGCATCTCCTACTGTCCCTACGCCCTGCTCGGGCAGTACCACGACCTCCGAGAG TACGTGCATCACAGCCCTGGGGCGTCCAGGCGTGGCTTCGGCATCGACTGCGCCATCCTCTCCTGCCAGGTCTACATCTCCCAGATTCTGGTGGCCTCCGCCCTGGGCAGCGTGGTCGACGCGGTGGGGACCGTGCGTGTCATCCCCATGGTGGCCTCCGTGGGCTCTTTCCTGGGCTTCCTGACAGCCGCCTTCCTGGTCATCTATCCAGAGGTGTCCGAAGAGGCCAAGGAAGAGCAGAAGGGCCTGTCTTCCCAGCCGCTGGGTGAAGGCGCGAGCGGCAGTACTGAGAAGCCTATGGTGCTGAAGCTGTCCCGGGAGGAGGGCCCTCAGGGGCTCGTCGAGACCGAGTCGATG GTATTTGGACGTTCTGTCAGATCACGTCACATTTTGTTGGTGCTGCAGCTATTGGAGAGTACTTTTCTCTatgattattttagaaaaaaaaatttttgtctttattttccaaaactgTGGTTTTCTTGA